A region from the Citrobacter koseri ATCC BAA-895 genome encodes:
- a CDS encoding ABC transporter permease gives MIIQAWLWVLDNQPLFWQAVWQHLMMCGLALSIALIIAIPTGVLIANIPRLAFIITSGASTLRTIPSLAILAAVMPFLGIGLLPSVVALVVLAVPPILLNTCTSIQSVNPDTLSAAHGMGLTPWQVTGKIVLPLAAPGILAGCRTAAVQVVGGAALASFIGGGGLGDFVTTGIAIMDMSRLLVGAVPIILLAVAIEALFALLERLFSQPT, from the coding sequence ATGATAATCCAGGCATGGCTATGGGTGCTGGATAACCAGCCGCTGTTCTGGCAGGCAGTGTGGCAGCATCTGATGATGTGCGGGCTGGCGCTCAGCATCGCCCTGATTATTGCTATCCCGACGGGTGTGCTGATCGCGAACATCCCTCGCCTCGCTTTTATCATCACCAGCGGCGCCAGCACGCTGCGGACGATCCCAAGTCTGGCGATCCTTGCGGCGGTTATGCCGTTTCTCGGTATTGGCCTGCTGCCTTCAGTCGTCGCGCTGGTGGTGCTGGCCGTGCCGCCGATTTTGCTCAACACCTGCACCAGCATTCAGTCCGTGAACCCGGATACGCTCTCAGCGGCGCACGGCATGGGGCTCACGCCCTGGCAGGTCACAGGCAAAATCGTACTGCCACTGGCGGCTCCCGGCATTCTCGCCGGCTGCCGTACCGCCGCCGTACAGGTTGTCGGTGGCGCGGCTCTGGCGTCATTTATCGGTGGCGGCGGTCTGGGGGATTTTGTCACCACCGGCATTGCCATCATGGACATGTCGCGCCTGCTGGTCGGCGCGGTGCCGATTATTCTGCTCGCTGTGGCTATCGAAGCGCTTTTCGCCCTGCTTGAGCGCCTGTTTTCTCAGCCGACGTAA